The Saccharomyces mikatae IFO 1815 strain IFO1815 genome assembly, chromosome: 15 DNA window GAAGTGATATCGAGTCGCAGTGAGCAAGATAACAATAAGTCTCCTGACGATCATGTCACGGAAGATGGTATTCTTGTACTAGAACACAAATCAGACGATGATGAAGGATTCGATGATTATGATGGACATTTTGATAATCCTACCGATATTCCCTCAACTACTGAAGGAAGTAAAACACCATTATTAGGAGTCCATGGTGATGAGAAAGATCTTGCTAACAACGATGATTtcatttctctttcagCTAGTTCTGAGGATGAACACGCCGAACAGGAAGAGGAGAGacagaaagaagaaaagcaaaaggaAATCCTTAATACTGATTATCCATGGATTGTGAACCATGACCATTCCAgacaaaaggaaatttcTGATTGGTTaacttttgaaatcaaagattttgtTGCCTATATTTCACCAAGTcgtgaagaaattgaaattcGTAATCAAACTATAAGTACAATAAGGGAAGCGGTGAGACAGTTATGGCCGGATGCTGATTTACATGTATTTGGCTCTTATTCTACCGACTTATATTTGCCTGGTTCTGATATCGATTGTGTCGTAAATAGTGAACTTGGTGGTAAAGAAAGTAGAACTAACTTGTATTCCTTAGCAAgccatttgaaaaaaaacaatctGGCAACTGAGATTGAAGTTGTTGCTAAGGCTCGTGTTCCAATCATCAAGTTTGTTGAGCCACATTCCGGAATTCACATAGATGTTTCGTTTGAAAGAACAAATGGTCTCGAAGCTGCAAAACTGATCAGAGAGTGGCTGAACGATACGCCTGGTCTTCGAGAACTTGTTCTTATCGTTAAACAGTTTTTACACGCAAGAAGACTAAATAATGTGCATACTGGTGGTCTGGGTGGGTTTAGTATTATATgtcttgttttttctttcctgcATATGCATCCACGTATAATAACTAACGAAATAGACCCAAAGGACAACCTGGGTGTACTTCTGATAGAGTTTTTTGAACTCTATGggaaaaattttggttATGATGATGTTGCACTAGGATCATCAGATGGTTATCCAGTGTACTTTCCGAAATTGGCATGGAGTGCTATTTTACCTATTAAGAATCCGTTTTCATTGGCTATTCAAGATCCAGGTGATGAGTCAAATAATATCAGTCGAGGCTCTTTCAATATTCGAGACATCAAAAAGGCATTCGCCGGCGCCTTTGATTTATTAACGAATAGGTGTTTTGAGTTACATTCAGCAACTTTCAAAGATCGATTAGGTAAAAGTATATTGGGTAACGTGATTAAATATCGTGGCAAGGCAAGAGATTTTAAGGATGAAAGAGGTCTAGTACTGAATAAGGCTATAatcgaaaatgaaaactatCATAAAAAGCGTAGCAGAATAATCCACGACGAGGAATTTACCGAAGACACAGTTACCTCCACGGCCACAGATGATGATTATGAGATAATAAGACCACCTGCCAAGAAGGCTAAAATGGAAGTGCTTGAACCAGGATTTATAAGCGAACCATCAAAGGAGAAGAGTGGGGAAACTCATATCACTATATCGAGCGagaatgatgatgacgatgaagatggATACAATCCTTATACTCTTTGATATAATAAACTTTTCTCCTTAGTAAATACACAGAGATACACAAAGCTTTGTACCTGAGTAGAATTTATCTTCAAGTATGTGTTATGTATTAGTAACTAAATGTAATTTTACTtctattcttctttttatccCCATGAACTTTCTTATTAAGAAGTCGCTCTTTATTAGATTTCACTCGAATCTTAGCCCATTTTTTTGCCGTCTCGGTAGTGGTATCACTAGGAAATTGACAGGTTTGCTTGATTGCTTGAATCAACTTCTCAAAGCACTTCAGTTTATTAACTTCCTTTGATCTAGTTTCATCAGATTGTATTACTACCGAATCGCTACTTTTAGCGTAGTACCGGAATTTACCGCTACATAAGATGGTTCTCACTTCTTGGGGGATCCAAGCACAATTTGATAGCCCAGGAAGTGTTAGAGTACATTTAGTATTCACCTTATTAACATGTTGGCCTCCTGGACCGCTAGCGCGATCGTAACGCAAAAGGAATTGTTTCAAGGGTAAGTCCACTACATCAAGTGTTTCCACCCAGCTTCTAGCTCGAACGAGTTCAGGTTTCTTCcagattttttcattactaaTCAAGCGCACTGCGTTTTCAATAAGGAGTTGTTGCTTACAATGTCGCGTTAGTTGTAGTGCGAACATGAGAAAATAGCTAGCAAGTTTAAAGTTTCTCaccaatatttttatatagtACTTCTTGGCGTGGTTTCCCTTAGTTTTGCGAAAAGGTCAGCGATGGATCCTACCactctatttttttttttctttatacGCTTGGTGTTGTCAGCCCCTTGGAGGACACGAAATGTTGATTATTCCTTTCCAGATCTGGTAAAGATCGATTTGCGATAATTCCTATTGTTGCCAGTACGGGTGTTGTGTTTTGTTGtaaactaaaaaaagaatgaaggATCAGAACACAGTTATCTAACCAAGTTGTGCCGGGGGGTTCTCTTCAGTAGTAGAATAAATACTAAATTCATGAGATGTTATATTTGGTCTGTTTCAAATGAATTAGACGATAAGtggaatttttggaaaGCATATACTTAGGGTAATTACGCAAAGGACGATGGAGTATCTTTCTATGAAGGGCATTAAAAAGGGAGGATGGATATCTTATAAAGTCGATGGAATATTCTCGTTCTTATGGCAGAAGAGGTATTTGGTGTTGAACGACTCatatttatcattttaCAAAAGTGAGAAATGTAATGAGGAACCCGTTTTGTCTGTGGCTTTGACTAGCATAACAAATGTAAGCAGGATacaattaaaaaaaaattgttttgaaattcttcGAGCAACAGATCAAAAGGATAACATATCCCCCATAAACTCCTATTTTTATGAATCAAATTCCAAAAGATCTATATTCATTTCTACAAGAACTGAGCGGGATTTACATGGTTGGCTTGACGCTATCTTCGCCAAATGTCCACTACTTAGCGGCGTTTCATCACCAACAAATTTCACACATAAAGTACACGTTGGATTTGACCCAAAAGTAGGCAATTTTGTTGGAGTGCCCGATAGTTGGGCCACGCTATTACAAACTTCAGAAATTACATACGATGATTGGAGCAGAAACTCCAAGGCTGTTATTAAAGCATTGCAATTTTATGAAGATTACAATGGATTCGATACTATACCGTCCAATGATAACTCGAATAAAAGCAAAGATATGAAGCCTTTGAAAACTTCGACGAGGTACATTATAAACAAGAGAACCAATTCTATCAAGAGATCAGTGAGTAAGACGCTCCGGAAAGGTAAGACAGATTCCATTTTGCCTGTCTATCAAGCAGAACGTAAGCCTTTCCCCAGATCTggtgaaaataataacattATAAATAGCACAGAAGATGCTGATATATTTAGGGAAGGAAAAGTGTACGTtagtaaagaaaacacAGCAAATCCACAGACAAACCAGCTaggaaagaaagaacagCAAGTTATTCAACACCATTTACGAAGGCATGAAAACAACGTCGCATTGAACCCTCGTCGAGTTGCACCATCTGCGCCAGCTAAAAAAGTtcatgatgatgaaacGAAACCGTCCAAACAGGATCTTCTTGAACTTCGGGATACTGATGATTCGgatgaaataataatgaagatgaaaaccGTTGCCATCGATGTAAACCCAAGACCGTATTTTCAAATGGTAGAAAAGGCAGGTCAAGGGGCAAGCGGTGCAGTATACTTATCCAAACGAATAAGGTTGCCCCCAAATAACGactcaaaatttttaaagtCACATTGTCATCGAATCGTAGGAGAAAGTGTAGCTATAAAACAAATACATTTATCCAAACAGCCTAAGAAACAATTGATCATGAACGAACTTTTGGTGATGAACGATTCACGCCAGGAAAATATCGTAAACTTCCTTGAAGCCTACATTATTGACGACGAAGAGTTATGGGTGATAATGGAGTACATGGAGGGTGGCTGTTTAACGGATATTTTGGATGCCGCTGCAGAGAGCAGCAATGGCAATAAATTGTCGCCGTTAAACGAAAGTCAAATGGCATATATAGTAAGAGAGACGTGTCAAGGTTTAAAGTTTTTGCATAACAACAAAATCATTCATAGGGATATTAAATCTGATAATATCCTTCTTAATTCACAGGGATTGGTTAAAATTACGGACTTTGGGTTTTGTGTGGAACTAACAGAGAAAAGAAGTAAACGAGCCACAATGGTGGGTACTCCGTATTGGATGGCGCCTGAAATAGTAAATCAGAAGGGATATGATGAGAAGGTTGACGTTTGGTCGCTAGGAATAATGCTTATTGAGATGATAGAAGGTGAACCTCCCTATCTGAACGAAGAACCCTTAAAGGCTTTATATTTGATAGCCAATAATGGTTCACCCAAATTGCGGGATCCAAGACAGGTGTCCAAGAAAGCCAGGCAATTCTTAGATGCCTGTTTGCAAGTGGATGTTGAAGTAAGAGCATCGGTGAGGGAATTACTGACGctgaattttttatcattagCATGTGGCCCCGATGAACTTAAAGTGGCTTTGAAATGGTACTAAAAGTCaccttttatttatttatgaGAAGTGATAATATATAtggtttcttctttttaattgcatatttatttaattttgaacaattgctcattatttttttatttatagaAACTGAAACAATGATACGACTATTTCGCGTTATATCAAtagaaaaagtaaaaaggaaaaagaatgttttGATATTTGTTAAATAGATTTGTGGATGGAAAATATATCCGTGAATTTAGAAATAAAGGAACTTTTAGTAGTGACAAACAATCATTTGGTGAATGGTTTTATGACGAGAAACTATTTTAAAGAAGTTGATAATATTTTACGGTTGACACGGAAGTAATCATAATCAAGGAAACCTCGaaaacttcttcaattaaGAAAGCTAGAAACCGGCATGACAGAATGATAATGTCTTCAAATATGTCAGCTAGAGCTACCTTAGTAACAAACGAAAGGGTTATTAATGCAGCTTCTTCATTCAACGAAGATGATGCCAACTATAGTGTTCTTGATTTATACGATGACGACGATGGAGATGACAATAGTTCTTTACCAGAACAGAAAGAAATACTGACAACGCGTGAGCTGGAAAAGGCAAAGGCGTTTACTAGCTTGATCATGGCAGATCCTGCGAATTTTGATAGATATGGATTTAGCAAAAAAGGCTATTTCGTCAGTCAGGAAGAATATGACAAATGGTGGGGTGAATACAGTAGGTACAGtgagagaagaaaaaaaaaatgggaGAACCTTTTGTTTAAGAATAGAATTGAGGTCCATAATGACAATCCTCTGGCATACCCCGCAAGGAACGAAGAATTGACTAAATTTGTAAGAAAAGGTATACCGGCGGAATGGAGAGGAAATGCATGGTGGCATTTTGCTGGTGGGCAACAACAATTAGACGCTAATATTGGAGTTTACGATAGATTAAAAAGTGACTGCCGCAAAGGTGCTGTATCTGGCAAAGATATGGAAGCCATAGAAAGAGATCTTTATCGAACTTTCCCTGATAATATACATTTTCATaaagaatcttttcaaagtgGAGAACCTGCAATGATCCAGTCATTACGTCGAGTGTTGATGGCTTTCTCTGTTTATGATAGGGCTATTGGATACTGCCAATCGATGAATTTTCTAGTCGgtttgctgttgttgtttatGGAGGAAGAGAAAACATTCTGGATGTTGGTTATAATTACTGGCAAGTATTTACCTGGCGTGTATAAATCTGATTTAGAGGGTGCAAACATAGACCAGGGCGTGTTGGTGTTATGCATTAAGGAATATTTACCTGAGATATGGTCACACATTGAGTCATCGTATATGAACGGCAATGGTAGTACTAACCAAGTTTCGGGGCCAAGATCGGGGGAGCAGTACCTTTCCAGGTTGCCTACGTTGACCTTATGTACAGCAAGTTGGTTTATGAGCTGTTTCGTGGGTGTGGTGCCCATTGAAACGACACTGAGAATATGGGACTGTTTATTTTATGAAGAGTCtcatttcttgtttaaGGTAGCGTTGGGGATACTAAAATTGAGCGAAAGCGAGTTTTTGGAGAGCAAAAGCCAAAAACTGTTTAGGCAGTACTCTTCTTATACGTTTGGCGGTAATAGCGACCCTGTCtcaactttcaaaaaactgAAGAACAAGATTAAGACGCAGGAGGAGGCAGATATGGAGATTTTGCAAGTGATTCAAAACTTTCCAAAACGATTGCTGAATCCCAATGATATCTTCGAAAAAGtgctgatgaagaagaaagttgcGTTAAACAGTATTacccaagaaaagattgatCAAGGGAGGGAATATGTGGCGATGACGAGGAGCAGACAACGTGCAACTAGCCGCCCAAAGtagacaaaaaaataatagacGCAATCACTAGAACAGCATGACTTTGTAAAAGAACAAGTATGTAGGTACTAACTATGTTAATCTAATTTGGTTAATGACCAGCCTTTCTGTAAACGG harbors:
- the SKM1 gene encoding putative serine/threonine protein kinase SKM1 (similar to Saccharomyces cerevisiae CLA4 (YNL298W) and SKM1 (YOL113W); ancestral locus Anc_3.60); the protein is MKGIKKGGWISYKVDGIFSFLWQKRYLVLNDSYLSFYKSEKCNEEPVLSVALTSITNVSRIQLKKNCFEILRATDQKDNISPINSYFYESNSKRSIFISTRTERDLHGWLDAIFAKCPLLSGVSSPTNFTHKVHVGFDPKVGNFVGVPDSWATLLQTSEITYDDWSRNSKAVIKALQFYEDYNGFDTIPSNDNSNKSKDMKPLKTSTRYIINKRTNSIKRSVSKTLRKGKTDSILPVYQAERKPFPRSGENNNIINSTEDADIFREGKVYVSKENTANPQTNQLGKKEQQVIQHHLRRHENNVALNPRRVAPSAPAKKVHDDETKPSKQDLLELRDTDDSDEIIMKMKTVAIDVNPRPYFQMVEKAGQGASGAVYLSKRIRLPPNNDSKFLKSHCHRIVGESVAIKQIHLSKQPKKQLIMNELLVMNDSRQENIVNFLEAYIIDDEELWVIMEYMEGGCLTDILDAAAESSNGNKLSPLNESQMAYIVRETCQGLKFLHNNKIIHRDIKSDNILLNSQGLVKITDFGFCVELTEKRSKRATMVGTPYWMAPEIVNQKGYDEKVDVWSLGIMLIEMIEGEPPYLNEEPLKALYLIANNGSPKLRDPRQVSKKARQFLDACLQVDVEVRASVRELLTLNFLSLACGPDELKVALKWY
- the PAP2 gene encoding non-canonical poly(A) polymerase PAP2 (similar to Saccharomyces cerevisiae TRF5 (YNL299W) and PAP2 (YOL115W); ancestral locus Anc_3.58); its protein translation is MGSKSIAASSLKKSKKQHSGKVKKSKKIKKSRKSKKSKSLSDENGAEVISSRSEQDNNKSPDDHVTEDGILVLEHKSDDDEGFDDYDGHFDNPTDIPSTTEGSKTPLLGVHGDEKDLANNDDFISLSASSEDEHAEQEEERQKEEKQKEILNTDYPWIVNHDHSRQKEISDWLTFEIKDFVAYISPSREEIEIRNQTISTIREAVRQLWPDADLHVFGSYSTDLYLPGSDIDCVVNSELGGKESRTNLYSLASHLKKNNLATEIEVVAKARVPIIKFVEPHSGIHIDVSFERTNGLEAAKLIREWLNDTPGLRELVLIVKQFLHARRLNNVHTGGLGGFSIICLVFSFLHMHPRIITNEIDPKDNLGVLLIEFFELYGKNFGYDDVALGSSDGYPVYFPKLAWSAILPIKNPFSLAIQDPGDESNNISRGSFNIRDIKKAFAGAFDLLTNRCFELHSATFKDRLGKSILGNVIKYRGKARDFKDERGLVLNKAIIENENYHKKRSRIIHDEEFTEDTVTSTATDDDYEIIRPPAKKAKMEVLEPGFISEPSKEKSGETHITISSENDDDDEDGYNPYTL
- the MSB4 gene encoding Rab GTPase-activating protein MSB4 (similar to Saccharomyces cerevisiae MSB3 (YNL293W) and MSB4 (YOL112W); ancestral locus Anc_3.64) — protein: MIMSSNMSARATLVTNERVINAASSFNEDDANYSVLDLYDDDDGDDNSSLPEQKEILTTRELEKAKAFTSLIMADPANFDRYGFSKKGYFVSQEEYDKWWGEYSRYSERRKKKWENLLFKNRIEVHNDNPLAYPARNEELTKFVRKGIPAEWRGNAWWHFAGGQQQLDANIGVYDRLKSDCRKGAVSGKDMEAIERDLYRTFPDNIHFHKESFQSGEPAMIQSLRRVLMAFSVYDRAIGYCQSMNFLVGLLLLFMEEEKTFWMLVIITGKYLPGVYKSDLEGANIDQGVLVLCIKEYLPEIWSHIESSYMNGNGSTNQVSGPRSGEQYLSRLPTLTLCTASWFMSCFVGVVPIETTLRIWDCLFYEESHFLFKVALGILKLSESEFLESKSQKLFRQYSSYTFGGNSDPVSTFKKLKNKIKTQEEADMEILQVIQNFPKRLLNPNDIFEKVLMKKKVALNSITQEKIDQGREYVAMTRSRQRATSRPK
- the PTH4 gene encoding Pth4p (similar to Saccharomyces cerevisiae YOL114C; ancestral locus Anc_3.59), which translates into the protein MFALQLTRHCKQQLLIENAVRLISNEKIWKKPELVRARSWVETLDVVDLPLKQFLLRYDRASGPGGQHVNKVNTKCTLTLPGLSNCAWIPQEVRTILCSGKFRYYAKSSDSVVIQSDETRSKEVNKLKCFEKLIQAIKQTCQFPSDTTTETAKKWAKIRVKSNKERLLNKKVHGDKKKNRSKITFSY